One window from the genome of Maylandia zebra isolate NMK-2024a linkage group LG18, Mzebra_GT3a, whole genome shotgun sequence encodes:
- the LOC143413494 gene encoding uncharacterized protein LOC143413494 isoform X1 yields the protein MPSVQYLREFINERLTAAAEQIFLEFEKTIVQYEEEIDRQRRLLDITWKPQIKLHRTDDPQQHVCKEEEEVLPEQQLWNQERSSSVDQEEPEPPQIKEEQEELCSSQEGEQLGLKEETDTFMVTAAEEGEHSEPEANTDQLPSHSSDTFTFLQSKSKEIFEVINNSILYEEENDHQHRLMDISWKPEIQLHITDVPQQPVCEEEEVLPEQQLWKQKRSSSVEQEEPEGEQLGLKGETDTFMVTAAEEEDHNDPEANTNQLLYHNCPINESQNHEGSWNLDSGTNSNSESRCNSDTGKKSLTCDFCGKSFKNKYNMNQHHRIHTGEKPYSCETCGKGFYVSSSLKSHKTTHTGEKPYSCKTCGKSFTQRGSLTIHMRTHTGEKPYHCKTCRKIFTCSSHLSVHIRTHTGEKPYCCKTCGKMFTYRSQLFGHIRTHTGEKPYHCKTCGKMFTYNSHLWRHMKTHTGEKP from the exons ATGCCTTCAGTTCAGTATCTGAGAGAGTTCATCAACGAGCGactaactgctgctgctgaacaaaTATTCTTGGAGTTTGAAAAAACGATCGTCCAGTACGAGGAAGAGATCGACCGTCAGCGCAGACTGCTGGATATCACCTGGAAACCCCAAATCAAGCTGCACAGGACAG acGACCCACAGCAGCACGTCtgtaaggaggaggaggaggttctCCCTGAGCAGCAGCTCTGGAACCAGGAGAGGAGCTCCAGTGTGGACCAGGAGGAACCAGAACCtccacagattaaagaggagcaggaggaactgtgcagcagtcaggagggagagcagctgGGACTGAAGGAGGAGACGGATACCTTCATGGTGACTGCTGCTGAGGAAGGAGAGCACAGTGAACCAGAAGCAAACACTGACCAGCTCCCCTCTCACAGCTCTGACACTTTTACGTTTCTTCAGTCCAAATCTAAAGAAATATTTGAAGTTATTAATAATTCTATCCTGTACGAGGAAGAGAACGACCATCAGCACAGACTCATGGATATCAGCTGGAAACCCGAAATACAGCTTCACATTACAG ACGTCCCACAGCAGCCTgtctgtgaggaggaggaggttctCCCTGAACAGCAGCTCTGGAAGCAGAAAAGGAGCTCCAGTGTGGAGCAGGAGGAACCAGAGGGAGAGCAGCTTGGACTGAAGGGGGAGACTGATACCTTTATGGTGACTGCTGCTGAGGAAGAAGACCACAATGACCCAGAAGCAAACACTAACCAGCTTCTTTATCACAACTGTCCTATAAATGAGAGCCAAAATCATGAAGGAAGCTGGAATTTAGATTCAGGGACAAATAGTAACTCAGAGAGTCGGTGTAACTCTGACACAGGTAAAAAGTCCTTAACGTGTGATTTTTGTGGAAAATCCTTTAAGAATAAGTACAACATGAATCAACATCACAGAatccacacaggtgagaagccgtaTTCTTGTGAAACATGTGGGAAAGGTTTTTATGTGTCATCATCTCTTAAAAGCCATAAGACTACCCATACAGGTGAGAAACCATATTCTTGTAAAACATGTGGGAAAAGTTTCACACAGAGGGGTAGTTTGACTATACACATGAGAACGCACACAGGTGAAAAGCCGTATCATTGTAAAACGTGCAGGAAAATATTCACATGTAGCAGTCATTTATCAGTGCACATAAGaacacacacaggtgagaaaccaTATTGTTGTAAAACATGCGGGAAAATGTTCACATACAGAAGTCAGCTGTTCGGGCACATAAGAACGCACACTGGTGAGAAACCGTATCATTGCAAAACATGCGGGAAAATGTTCACATATAACAGTCATTTGTGGCGTCACATGAAaactcacacaggtgagaaaccaTAA
- the LOC143413494 gene encoding uncharacterized protein LOC143413494 isoform X2: MPSVQYLREFINERLTAAAEQIFLEFEKTIVQYEEEIDRQRRLLDITWKPQIKLHRTDDPQQHVCKEEEEVLPEQQLWNQERSSSVDQEEPEPPQIKEEQEELCSSQEGEQLGLKEETDTFMVTAAEEGEHSEPEANTDQLPSHSSDTFTFLQSKSKEIFEVINNSILYEEENDHQHRLMDISWKPEIQLHITGTLENSFFQHYLNK, encoded by the exons ATGCCTTCAGTTCAGTATCTGAGAGAGTTCATCAACGAGCGactaactgctgctgctgaacaaaTATTCTTGGAGTTTGAAAAAACGATCGTCCAGTACGAGGAAGAGATCGACCGTCAGCGCAGACTGCTGGATATCACCTGGAAACCCCAAATCAAGCTGCACAGGACAG acGACCCACAGCAGCACGTCtgtaaggaggaggaggaggttctCCCTGAGCAGCAGCTCTGGAACCAGGAGAGGAGCTCCAGTGTGGACCAGGAGGAACCAGAACCtccacagattaaagaggagcaggaggaactgtgcagcagtcaggagggagagcagctgGGACTGAAGGAGGAGACGGATACCTTCATGGTGACTGCTGCTGAGGAAGGAGAGCACAGTGAACCAGAAGCAAACACTGACCAGCTCCCCTCTCACAGCTCTGACACTTTTACGTTTCTTCAGTCCAAATCTAAAGAAATATTTGAAGTTATTAATAATTCTATCCTGTACGAGGAAGAGAACGACCATCAGCACAGACTCATGGATATCAGCTGGAAACCCGAAATACAGCTTCACATTACAG GAACCCTGGAGAACTCTTTTTTTCAACACTACCTGAATAAATGA